The Sesamum indicum cultivar Zhongzhi No. 13 linkage group LG6, S_indicum_v1.0, whole genome shotgun sequence genomic interval taacttttctcttattgtattttttttaaattaaaaaaataaaagaaaagacgGATGAAgtggaattaaaaatttagaaaatagtaaaaaatgtccgtgaaaaaatttaaaaaaataatcaaaattgtaaaTGTAATTCACAAGAGCATTTTAGTCTGTTCATTAGATGCTTATTGAAATCAagagtattgataatttttcaaataataaaattttttttatgattaattataccaaatatcaGCAAAaatggttgtaatttaccccaaaaattaagatttattaATTGCTATCACTAGATAAGcatgatatatatagttaCAAATGAATTTGTGCTCctgaaaaaagagaaattctttcttatttttatcttttttagtAAATGGTTGCTGGAATAACTTTATACATTTATCAAGATTTTTAAGGTGGCCTTTGTTGGGGTCTAACATTATGAGTTGTGATGGTTTGGTAGTAGTTGCATTGATCTTCAACTTTTAGCCATCTATCACAAGTCACACCATCCATTCGGGTCCACCCCCTACGCCCACATTTCCCATCCGCATTCCCATTAACCAACAAAATCATATACCCTGAGCTAGGGGCGACAAATGTCAgtggtgctagatgtaataatatcaaattttatgagaGAAGAGTGTAATCattctattaaataataaatttcatttaattcgtatgagttattttatcatttggGATTGAGAAAACTTCCCTTACATGCAAAAATCAATTCCAAGTAGCAAAACTTGAGGGCCCCCTCTCCCAATTATCCTTCAAATGCATATCAACTCCATATCTTTGTAAATCAAGTCACTCTCACTGTGCAAGCGTATGTTGAGAACGATGTGATTATGCATTCATTACACAAatatatcttttgtttttttattttgtcttccATATAACATGCTTCGATGATGTCTTAACCTAATAGTTATGGTTAAAATTAAGGCCTATGAACAAATTCGATGTCATGAATTTGAATCTCATCGGACGTGTGtgtatttatctcactttatgtgagtaatttatttatcattgttagttatattaatatatatattgaattgaGCTATCGAGATAAgctcttataatttatttaattctgtCTTAATGAGCTTTAATGGCACTTAAGAAATCAATTATTACTTTGTAATTTGTTAGATTCGACCTCACCTTATTTGACTAAGAATTTTGCTTCCTACCCATATTCCACCCTTAATTTGCAAGTGGGATTCCAACTGGGCAGGGACACGTATTTATGTACGCTCTTTGTGGCCTGAAAAATTCAGTCCTCTTAACATTCTTTGTTGCTCTACTTCTCGGAATTTACATTTAACGATAGAAATGTACTGATTGATGATCAGACATAAATCTTGGACTTGTAAGGGAACGTTTGTCACTAAATATCATGCTTTTGTAGTGATATGAAGTTGCTTGTATGCATACCACCACACCTTAGATGGAGAcactgtttttgttttgtccCATTTAAGATTTTACCCATAATCGACTTTATCACGTACTTTTCCTATTATTATGGGCCaaaacaaacttcaaaaaCCATAAATCATTTACAAGAGTACTTATAAATTACCTGTCGacacaatttttatatattcataaaaataataaagttgtTCATTTGACAACGTTGTAGTAGGAGAAGTGTAAAACATAGCCGAGAGAGaaggcaaaaaataaaaaaaagaattggatgTGGGTCAAAGACATATAATTTACTACTCCTTAGGAGATGTGATATGAGTATTAAAAAgcatacacacatatatatatatatatatcaagtcCTTTTCGaaggagaaaattttgaaagggTTTCATGATGATTGTTATGACATGATAAATTCTCTGACACAACTTCTGACAAGAGTATTCAAGACACTAATGTCATAGTAATTAAAACCCTTATTCTGAGCTGTGCCCTCTTCTCGTTGCAAAATTTCCACCACTTTTTGACTGTGAAAATGATGGTCTGTTAATCAGGGATTTTGCTGTGCAGTGCTgcaataaatatttgtcattctGGATGGCTATTACACTTTAAATGTCTCAAGTGTGACAAAAATAGAACATAATAACACTGTtttacactatatatatatatatatatatatatattcaagaacTTGACAGACTCGATGAAgcttaatttaatataacttCATCTCAAGTCGTTCCATCCATCCAAACGTACCCTTTTAAGACATATAGGAAATATTGCTGTATACACGCAGCAAACTTTAATGTGTTCTTGGGTTTAACCTGTTTCAGTTTTATGAACAGTGCATgtcaaattcttgaatatgaTCCACATAAGAGAAAGAGGATGAAAGTGATGGTTTGTCCTGGTCCATCTATGTCTATGGCCCCTACACATTTAATGCCCACCATCCACTGTAATAAAATCCATATCATCTCTGCTGCCAAACTTTACTCTCCAGTTCAGGTAACAAGTAATTAATCTATGTGGACCAGTATTCATACTACTCATAACTCAGTTATCTACACTTGCAAGATTATCACAACATGATCTGCTGTAGTTTCATGTGAATAGATATGCATCATATATCTCACCATGATCATACATACTAAGCAAAGGGGCCATGTAAATATGTGTTCTGTCCTCATACTTTTTCTCTATTAATTGAACTGTGTTGATATTTTCTGTTCCCTCACATGTACATCATGTGCCAAGCTAAAGATATGTAATTACAACATTATGATCTGTTTTCTGACCTGGTCATGGTCTGAAAACATGAACAGCAGTCCCTTCTACATGTTTCTGCAAATTTAAAACAgtcagaaatattttttatgcttttacTGCAGAAGTTCCATAACAGGGTCATGTTACAGTCCCCTTTGCAGCAGATGCTATCCATGGCATCGAGACGAGTATTAAAGAGACGTAATGATTCCCTATGAACACAGACGCCGGTAATGGCTTTTTGGTAAAGAAATGTAATCACTTGTGTTTAGGTTAATCAGACATCATTTTGTCTATTGAGGAACGACTAAGAAGGCAAACTTGTTTTGTGTCTTAATATTACTTATCCTAACAAAATAAGTCGAACCTTCATAACCATTACAATTAGTAAACATACACAAGCTTTTTCGTCTATGGATGATGCTGTAGAGAGACTCTCTCAGACAAATCATGAGCCtaaaattagatgaaataaCTATCGGAACTTTCACTCATTGGGGAAGATATATTCCATAATTCTGCATTCTAATAATCTTAATCagtggaaaaatattttagagttGAAGAATATCATGAGGACATTATTGCAGTAAAGGAAGTTAgatatatgaaataaagtaTTTGTGACTCTGAAAGCAATATCTGATAATTCGACATTAAGATCCACAAAGACATATGTAGTTGGCTTATTGTggattacaaatatataaatgaccAAGAATCAGAATTtagctatatttttattgctaTAATCCTAAAGTAAAGAATATCTCAAGGTCATCCTTTTGCAGGTTCGGCTGCAATGATATCGAGATGGATCTAGGCAACTGAATTCTCTATGAACCTAGAGTTATACAAACAGCTGCTTACCCTTTTCTTCGTTTGTGACTTAGCACAAAATCATCGTCATCATCGCTGTCATTTGTTATCCGCTTCTTGGCTTTTGGTTCACCATTCTTGGGAACTGGCTGTGGTTTTCTTGAACTCTCAGGTCTACTTGATGTCGAGGGCGGTGGCGATTTTATGGGAGTACCTGTCCGTAGTTGCTTTTGTTTCCTCTGTTTTTTCTCGTATGCCTTTTTCGCTTTTTCAAGTGACAACAAGCCATGTTCCATCAACCTGCAAAACTTCAAGGTTAAGATACCTATTCTTTCGTATGGCCTTATGATGAAATTCCAAAACTTAGACATATAAAGCAACATATAAGCTAGATATCACCAACATATTACAACATTCCGGTCTGAAAAGGAAATGAAGTATAAGTTTGGCCAACTGTGAGCTTTCTGAGCTAAAAGATCCAACAAGATTGTAAATTGAGTCCCTTGATTATTGAGAATTAGTTACTATCAGAAATTCATGTAGAGAAAAGGTGCAGGATTATTCTACCTTTGCGGACACCACGGAAATTGCAGATACATTTGAACTATATAATCCCAGCACCACTTGGTTGGATTTAACAAACACCAAGTTTCTTTTCAACCCGACTCCTCAGTTACTGAGAGAGACAGAAACCAGAAATACTCCCTGATAGCCGAAACTCCACATAACTAAGTTTGAGCCCATCTTTGAacagtaaaaatatttcatcctAAATAGTTTCCCTCAGAACCTTTACCCCTTCTTATTTCGTACATTTTTTCTGTTGTACAGCATTGTTATGTAGATGCAGTGTACCTTCTTAGTATCCCTATTTGACAGGAAAAGATGAATGCTGGAGGATCCAAGACAACACACTCCTCGTCTATCAACGGCTTAAGAACATATTGAAGTCACTCCATACTACGTAATCCAGAAACTCTAATGCAAGAAAGAGTACAGAAAATTGACCGAAACTAGTCGAGGgcaagaatttttgtttattatgcATCTTTTTGTGATATAGGCCCCCATCCTGGAAGAGTATGGAGCAAGTTAGTATTTTCAGTTCTTGACATATATCAGAGAATGGTAACTTCTCTAGATGTTGAATGATATCTTTTCCCCTTATGTTATCcgattttcaacaataaactCTATAGTTTATCTACCAGGAAAAGCAGAAAATGTTCTCAGTATTTGACCATCAGTGCATGCGTCATCACCAACCAAAGTATATGGATGAACACTGAAACATAGATAGTATAGGCATCCAGGATACTGGTCTAGGTTGCCCGGTCTAGGAGAAATAAAAGTACATGGCAGCAAAATTCCATAGATATCAAACAATTGATCTAACATAAAAGTAGTTGGTGTAACTTACCTAGGCAcattatttacaataatttgaaaCACTTGgcaatctaattaatatataccaaattattacataaaagaaGATGAGCATATACTGGTCCATATGTTGATTAGTGATGACTTGCATTCTCGTAATATAGTGTCCTcatgaaaaatgagatttgAGAACCTAAATTATGTCAACGAAAAGTTTACTCAACAGAAGAgcccaaatattttaagaaaactcACCAAAATTCAGCCATTTCACTTGAAGGTATCTGCTTGGATAATGACTCATAAAATAGTCTCAATGGTTCTCGCTGTGAACCAGGAGCAGCAACATGGAGAAGATGAAGGGATTCAGTCAGCAAAAATTTCTACAGAAATGAACCCCATAGTACTAAGGTACAAGTTACAAGAGAAGATACAGAACCTCTTCAGGAACATCATATTTCTGGCCGGGCAAGGAATAAACTTTCTTCTCTCTCGTTTTGGGCACCGTTTTTGTATCAGCTTTTGATTGACTTGatgttttctttatcttcACTTGATCAATACATATCACATATCAGTTAGAGCTATCCCAGAACTTCCAACCTTTagctttaattaaaattaacaaagatGAATAAACATACACgaaataatttagataattGTTCATGCACCGACCCCAGATAAGGGCAATGTTAATCAGCAGAAATAAAAGAcagaagaaaattgaagaaaaaaaccaTCCTGTTCGTGCAAGCAAATATTGCAAGACATTAGATTATTCAACTATCTTAGCTCAACAGATTTTGATTAGCAAACTGTAAAGTAGAAACTCAAGCTATAATTCATGGAAAGGAAGATAATCCAAATACACACTCACCCACCAAACTCCATTTCTCCAAAAAACCAATTAGGCCTAGATTTGCCTTAGGGTTTTAAGCTAAGCAATACAGCATAGAAAAACCAATTGGCTGATAGATCAGCTGTAATATCTCCAATAAAGCACCTCTGTTTTCCTTATGGAAGCATTTTGATGATGAAACTAGTAAAAATCTCAAACTGACTGATAAAAACCAATAAGTTTAAGAAACTGCCACCTtatagaagaagaaagataaagatttgaaaattgaactgttaaaaataaataatcttctGAAGATATGCACATCCCAGCTACAGATATTACCAGACAGACCAAAGAAACacacaaaatccaaaaattagcATAGAGAGCACTGGTCTTTGCAGATGGGCACCTCAATTTTAGCAACATAATAGATAACtgaatcatgaaaaattacaaaaaggaaaaaatgaaaaaaaaggtAATCTTTGCGTATGGATACCGTTTTGGAGGCATTGCTGCTGGATCCGTTCTTCGCATCAGCAGCAGAATTCTTGATTGATCCCTCAACAGCTTTCTTATTGGACGCAGATGAATCAATCTTGGGTTTTGAAGATGACAGCCCACCTGCAGTACTGGGCTTCGATTTCATCAAATTACTGGATTTTGTGTCTGCGGCCATGATTTCTTCACTTGTTGTTCTGTTATTAATTCTGTGTCTAAAAACCCTGCCTTTTTACTCGGACAATCCTATGTTCCACCCGATCCTGATTCTCATACTTATCATTCAAGTTGCAATTTCATCTGGGTTTTCTCCATggatgttaaaattaaaaggatgAATTGGggcaaaaagaagaagataacAGTAGACAAGACAAAAGTAGTTGACGAGCTTTTAACTGTAAAAACCGATATTTACCTGATATTACTGTTACATTGGCTGAGGTGGTTTTGGGGCAACtgatgaagaaagaaacaaagacaATTGATTGGACAGcctaaattttgtaaaaatccAGAaagattttggagaaaaaaaaaaaaaaaaagggaaaagaaggAGGGATTCCAATCTAATGTAAAAAACcagaaaaatttggaaaaaaaaaaaaaaaaaaaagggaaaagcaGGAGTGATTCCAATCTAATTTGTTGCAGTAGTTCAATGAGATTTCCATGACcttattttacttgttttatttattatttattttttatttctaggTTCTTAGGAATCATTTACctaacatatattttcatattctaaattcattttgatatGTGAcgaaattgaataaattaaaatgtgaaagatttgcatattttttttaatttatcctacaaatatttatgacgctatttaaaatttataagatattaaatttatgaaaaaaacgACTAATTACATCATAAAAGATGGAAGATTCCGTTAAATGTAAGAAtacaaaatgatatttttcattattaccAGGTAGTTCTCATGGGCACATCAAATGCCAATATATGAATCAaatctttgtttcttttattttgagattgttttttgtatttgtttttcttttagaaaaataaataattattttctttgatatattttttaaattttaaaaaaccaaaaaagtatattaattttttaattttttatattgtaaactcaaacattaaaatcacataaaaaaaatatactaaaatttattttttaggttaaatatttatttgaatatatattattttttttagatgtatagtaataaattaaaaaaaaaactctaaaCCCACTCTTTCGAAACCCTCCACCACCTATAGACAACGCATCCCCCGATTTGGGGATGACATGACTGTTCTTCTGGATATAGTCGACGAGCCGAAGTGGAGGGCAGCGGCGAGGCACGAGGTGAGGGGTGATTGTGGGGGGATGGCGGAGGGTTTGCAGGGGTGGGGGTAGGgggttaaaattttaatttttttaatttatatctattcatataataaatcatatatatgaattatgacaatttaattttataatggtaatttattttttaattacaattatattttaaaatggaagtttaattttaaatattatctacgataaatgatataatatatttaaagtaaataataattttaaattggttAATAACATATGTTTGTTACagttgattaatatttatatttaaaaatatgaattttagtatattaatttcatatgtgatgttaatttaaataataaaaaattaaaaattgatatatttttttgatattttaatatttaaataagtatattaaaaaaataattatttatttattttaggaggaagaaaatataaaaaagaaaagaccaTATGCAAAGTAGggtaattttataagattatgAAAAGTATTTTAGTCAATTAAGTCAAAAAAgagattatttcttttttcaaaatatgggatttttagtctttttgaaaaaaatatagagagataaataaaatttaggtaTTTATTGATCAAGTCAATAACTATTGACTAACGATTTCCATTATCATTTAACATAGTTATTGACTAACGATTTCCATTATCATTTAACATAATAGGATCAATagtgtcaaaattttaaaattttgaaactagaATTGTCGACCCGTAAAAAGGACCTGGGGACTAAATGTGCAATTTTGGCAAATCTGACACTTGTCTTCCCAGAAAGAAATCATCCTATTTTACTCCCTTACTCAAACTAGAAATCGTACTACTGTTTGATTTCTGGCCAAGATATGCACAAATCGTGCTTCAGAAAAAGCCAAGTTTGGCAGCATATAGCTGAGATATCAAAGCACTAAACATGGAAGCTTTCAATACAGAACTACCAAACTGTACGTTTCAGCCGGAACAATAACAAGCAGAAAAGAATTTACTTCTCTCCCAATCTatt includes:
- the LOC105164743 gene encoding uncharacterized protein LOC105164743, with the protein product MAADTKSSNLMKSKPSTAGGLSSSKPKIDSSASNKKAVEGSIKNSAADAKNGSSSNASKTIKKTSSQSKADTKTVPKTREKKVYSLPGQKYDVPEEREPLRLFYESLSKQIPSSEMAEFWLMEHGLLSLEKAKKAYEKKQRKQKQLRTGTPIKSPPPSTSSRPESSRKPQPVPKNGEPKAKKRITNDSDDDDDFVLSHKRRKG